Proteins encoded together in one Oncorhynchus masou masou isolate Uvic2021 chromosome 3, UVic_Omas_1.1, whole genome shotgun sequence window:
- the LOC135512461 gene encoding autophagy-related protein 9A-like isoform X2: MATIFWVYRMIKVFCNILSYWEIRQFYIKALKISMDELCNFTWQEVQDRLISLQREQQMCIHKKELTELDIYHRILRFKNYMVAMVNKSLLPVQLQLPLLGNLVFLTQGLKYNFELILFWGPGSLFQNKWNLHPKYKRAGNRLELAQQLSRVILLLGVANLLLCPFILVWQVLYAFFSYTEVIRREPGSLGARRWSMFGRLYLRHFNELDHELHGRLGRGYKPISKYMNSFTSPLLTVLAKNVAFFSGSVLAVLIALTVYDEDVLTVQHILTAITVLGVVITITRSFIPDEHMVWCPEQLLQCVLAHIHYMPDHWRGNANKSETRDEVAQLFQYKALFILEELLSPIVTPFILIFLLRNKSLDIIDFFRNFTVEVVGVGDICSFAQMDIRRHGNPLWMSEGQTEASVYQQAENGKTELSLMHFTIKNPRWQPPQESSVFISHLKEKVHQDAQGGPPTQLLLSEAPLCSSLFSNGSGNEPDNLLASVLAHPVLTASGLPGRDRRFVPPSTAASAAASVLASLSSSHSQLPHASRSRSHVHLPSTHPDSTMYCSDRTIIDSMSASDSRMKSTTLLSEFASAEMSLHAIYMHEVHQQNSLPHQRTFGQWQNPVPMRELSSNAGSQTHSVHTAVSLSNMPTPLRLGGWTEEEEGDAEEEEILNSGSTPKQDSRSSY, from the exons ATGGCGACCATCTTCTGGGTCTACCGGATGATCAAGGTCTTCTGCAACATCCTCAGCTACTGGGAGATACGCCAGTTCTACATCAAAGCACTGAAGATCAGTATG GACGAGCTGTGTAACTTCACATGGCAGGAGGTCCAGGACCGTCTGATCAGCCTGCAGCGGGAGCAGCAGATGTGTATCCACAAGAAGGAGCTAACTGAGCTGGACATCTACCACCGCATCCTGCGCTTCAAGAACTACATGGTGGCCATGGTCAATAAgtcactgttacctgtacagctTCAGCTCCCCCTTCTGGGAAACCTGGTGTTTCTCACCCAGGGCCTCAAGTACAACTTTGAGCTGATTCTCTTCTGGGGTCCGGGGTCGCTGTTCCAGAACAAATGGAACCTGCACCCCAAGTACAAGCGAGCAGGGAACCGTCTGGAGCTGGCCCAGCAGCTGAGCCGGGTCATTCTTCTACTAGGCGTGGCCAACCTGCTCCTCTGCCCCTTCATCCTGGTGTGGCAGGTGCTCTACGCCTTCTTCAGCTACACCGAGGTCATCAGGAGGGAGCCAGGGAGTCTGGGAGCACGCCGCTGGTCTATGTTCGGCCGCCTCTACCTGCGCCACTTCAATGAGTTGGACCACGAGCTGCACGGCAGGCTAGGCCGCGGCTACAAGCCCATCTCCAAGTACATGAACTCGTTCACCTCGCCGCTCCTCACCGTGCTGGCCAAGAACGTGGCGTTCTTCTCGGGCTCGGTGCTGGCCGTGCTCATCGCACTGACCGTGTATGATGAGGATGTCTTGACCGTGCAGCACATCCTGACCGCCATCACCGTGCTGGGAGTGGTTATCACCATCACCAG GTCCTTCATCCCAGACGAACACATGGTGTGGTGTCCGGAGcagctgctgcagtgtgtgcttGCTCACATCCACTACATGCCAGACCACTGGAGGGGCAACGCCAACAAGAGCGAGACCCGGGACGAGGTAGCACAGCTGTTCCAGTACAAAGCG ctGTTTATCCTGGAGGAGCTGCTGAGCCCCATCGTCACGCCCTTCATTCTCATCTTCCTCCTGAGGAACAAGTCCCTGGACATCATCGACTTCTTCAGGAACTTCACTGTGGAGGTAGTTGGGGTCGGAGACATCTGCTCCTTCGCACAGATGGACATCCGTCGTCATGGGAACCCTCTG TGGATGTCTGAGGGCCAGACAGAGGCGTCTGTGTACCAGCAGGCTGAGAACGGCAAGACTGAGCTGTCTCTGATGCACTTCACCATCAAGAACCCCCGTTGGCAGCCCCCCCAGGAGAGCTCAGTGTTCATCAGCCATCTGAAGGAGAAGGTGCACCAGGACGCCCAGGGAGGACCCCCCACCCAGCTGCTGCTCTCTGAGGCCCCGCTCTGCTCCTCACTGTTCTCCAACGGGTCCGGCAATGAA CCTGACAACCTATTGGCAAGTGTCCTGGCCCACCCGGTGCTGACCGCGTCAGGCCTACCAGGCCGAGACCGCCGCTTCGTTCCTCCCAGCACGGCTGCCTCTGCCGCCGCCAGTGTCCTGGCCTCGCTATCCAGCTCCCACTCTCAGCTCCCCCACGCCAGCCGCTCCCGCTCGCATGTCCATCTGCCTTCCACCCACCCCGACAGCACCATGTACTGCAGTGACCGCACCATCATCGACAG CATGTCAGCCAGTGATTCTCGAATGAAGAGCACTACATTGCTATCAGAGTTTGCCTCGGCTGAGATGAGTCTCCATGCTATTTACATGCATGAG GTCCACCAACAGAACTCGCTCCCCCACCAGAGGACATTCGGCCAGTGGCAGAACCCAGTGCCAATGAGAGAGCTAAGCAGCAATGCAG GTTCTCAGACGCACAGCGTCCACACAGCAGTCAGCCTGTCTAATATGCCCACCCCGCTGCGTCTGGGAGGCTGgacggaggaagaggagggggatgcaGAGGAAGAGGAAATCCTCAACAGTGGGTCGACTCCTAAACAGGACTCTAGGAGTAGCTATTGA